In one window of Streptomyces sp. NBC_01224 DNA:
- a CDS encoding PaaI family thioesterase: MGEHTAPKFPQEIIDEYAALGVDLPALFSAGHLGERMGVTIVEASADRVVGTMPVEGNTQPYGLLHGGASAVLAETLGSVGSMLHGGVTKLAVGVDLNCTHHRGVRSGLVTGVATPVHRGRSTATYEIVITDEHDKRVCTARLTCMLRNAPQNDAA, translated from the coding sequence ATGGGCGAGCACACCGCACCCAAGTTCCCCCAGGAGATCATCGACGAGTACGCCGCACTCGGCGTCGACCTGCCCGCACTCTTCTCCGCCGGCCACCTCGGCGAGCGGATGGGCGTCACGATCGTCGAAGCCTCCGCGGACCGCGTCGTCGGCACCATGCCCGTCGAGGGCAACACCCAGCCGTACGGACTGCTCCACGGCGGCGCCTCCGCCGTCCTCGCCGAAACCCTCGGCTCGGTCGGCTCCATGCTCCACGGCGGCGTCACCAAGCTCGCTGTCGGTGTCGACCTGAACTGCACCCATCACCGAGGGGTACGGAGCGGACTCGTCACGGGCGTCGCCACCCCCGTACACCGCGGCCGCTCCACCGCCACGTACGAGATCGTCATCACCGATGAGCACGACAAGCGGGTCTGCACCGCCCGCCTCACCTGCATGCTCCGCAACGCACCGCAGAACGACGCCGCCTGA
- a CDS encoding FdhF/YdeP family oxidoreductase: protein MATKPPTGDPVQDAPRVEPAQRAAAGLPAVAHSLLIAQQQMGVRRTAQTLLKVNQKNGFDCPGCAWPESDKRHTAEFCENGAKAVAEEATLRRVTPEFFAAHPVADLASRSGYWLGQQGRITQPMYLPEGAERYEAVTWERAFGIIAEELGALASPDEALFYTSGRTSNEAAFLLQLLAREFGTNNLPDCSNMCHESSGSALTETIGIGKGSVSLEDLHQADLIIVAGQNPGTNHPRMLSALEKAKSAGAKIISVNPLPEAGLARFKNPQTPLGMIKGAALNDLFLQIRIGGDQALFRLLNKMILQTEGAVDEAFVRDHTHGYEEFVAAARRADWEQTLAATGLDRGAIEEALAMVLASKRTIVCWAMGLTQHKHSVPTIREVVNFLLLRGNIGRPGAGVCPVRGHSNVQGDRTMGIFERPAPEFLDALDKEFSITSPRHHGYDVVRSIQALRDGDAKVFFAMGGNFVAATPDTEVTEAAMRRARLTVHVSTKLNRSHAVTGTRALILPTLGRTDKDVQASGKQFVTVEDSMSMVHASRGNLTPASPHLLSEPAIVARLARAVLGPGSATPWEEFEKDYATIRDRISRVVPGFENFNARVAHPGGFTLPHAPRDERRFPTATGRANFTAAPVEYPELPEGRLLLQTLRSHDQYNTTVYGLDDRYRGIKGGRRVVLVNPDDARTLGLADGAYTDLVSEWKDGVERRAPGFRIVHYPTARGCAAAYYPETNVLVPLGSTADTSNTPASKSVVVRFENIQERTVPR, encoded by the coding sequence ATGGCCACGAAGCCGCCCACCGGTGACCCGGTCCAGGATGCGCCACGGGTCGAGCCGGCGCAGCGCGCCGCCGCCGGACTGCCGGCCGTCGCGCACAGCCTGCTCATCGCCCAGCAGCAGATGGGCGTGCGGCGCACCGCGCAGACCCTCCTCAAGGTCAACCAGAAGAACGGCTTCGACTGCCCCGGCTGCGCCTGGCCCGAGAGCGACAAGCGACACACGGCGGAGTTCTGCGAGAACGGCGCCAAGGCCGTCGCCGAGGAGGCCACGCTGCGCCGTGTCACCCCCGAGTTCTTCGCCGCGCACCCGGTCGCCGATCTCGCCTCGCGCAGCGGGTACTGGCTGGGCCAGCAGGGGCGGATCACCCAGCCGATGTACCTCCCCGAGGGCGCCGAGCGGTACGAGGCGGTGACCTGGGAGCGCGCCTTCGGCATCATCGCCGAGGAGTTGGGCGCGCTCGCCTCCCCCGACGAGGCGCTCTTCTACACCTCGGGGCGTACCAGCAACGAGGCGGCGTTCCTGCTCCAGCTGCTCGCCCGCGAGTTCGGCACGAACAACCTCCCCGACTGCTCCAACATGTGCCACGAGTCCTCCGGCTCGGCGCTGACGGAGACCATCGGCATCGGCAAGGGCAGCGTCTCGCTGGAGGACCTCCACCAGGCGGACCTGATCATCGTCGCCGGGCAGAATCCAGGCACGAACCATCCCCGGATGCTCTCCGCCCTGGAGAAGGCCAAGTCCGCGGGCGCGAAGATCATTTCGGTGAACCCGCTGCCCGAGGCCGGCCTGGCGCGGTTCAAGAACCCGCAGACCCCGCTGGGCATGATCAAGGGCGCCGCGCTCAACGATCTCTTCCTGCAGATCCGTATCGGCGGCGACCAGGCCCTCTTCCGGCTCCTCAACAAGATGATCCTTCAGACCGAGGGCGCCGTCGACGAAGCCTTCGTACGGGACCACACCCATGGTTACGAGGAGTTCGTGGCCGCGGCCCGCCGAGCCGACTGGGAACAGACCCTCGCCGCCACCGGCCTCGACCGCGGCGCCATCGAAGAGGCCCTCGCGATGGTCCTCGCCTCGAAGCGCACCATCGTCTGCTGGGCCATGGGCCTCACCCAGCACAAGCACTCCGTACCGACCATCCGCGAAGTCGTCAACTTCCTTCTGTTGCGCGGCAACATCGGCCGCCCCGGCGCCGGAGTCTGTCCCGTCCGCGGCCACTCCAACGTCCAGGGCGACCGCACCATGGGCATCTTCGAACGGCCGGCACCCGAATTCCTCGACGCGCTCGACAAGGAATTCTCGATCACCTCACCGCGCCACCACGGCTACGACGTCGTCCGCTCCATCCAGGCCCTGCGCGACGGCGATGCCAAGGTCTTCTTCGCCATGGGCGGCAACTTCGTCGCGGCCACTCCCGACACGGAGGTCACCGAGGCGGCGATGCGCCGCGCCCGCCTCACCGTCCACGTCTCCACCAAGCTCAACCGCTCGCACGCCGTGACCGGCACCCGCGCGCTGATCCTGCCGACGCTGGGCCGTACCGACAAGGACGTCCAGGCGAGCGGCAAGCAGTTCGTCACGGTCGAGGACTCCATGAGCATGGTCCACGCCTCGCGCGGCAACCTCACCCCGGCGAGCCCGCATCTGCTCTCCGAGCCCGCCATCGTCGCCCGCCTCGCCCGCGCCGTCCTCGGCCCCGGATCGGCCACCCCCTGGGAGGAGTTCGAGAAGGACTACGCGACGATCCGCGACCGCATCTCCCGCGTCGTCCCCGGCTTCGAGAACTTCAACGCCCGCGTCGCACACCCCGGCGGTTTCACCCTCCCGCACGCCCCACGCGACGAGCGTCGTTTCCCCACCGCGACCGGCAGGGCCAACTTCACCGCCGCACCCGTCGAGTACCCCGAGCTCCCCGAAGGCAGGCTGCTGCTGCAGACCCTGCGCTCGCACGACCAGTACAACACCACGGTCTACGGCCTCGACGACCGCTACCGCGGTATCAAGGGCGGCCGCCGCGTCGTCCTGGTCAACCCCGACGACGCCCGCACCCTCGGCCTGGCCGACGGTGCGTACACCGACCTCGTCAGCGAATGGAAGGACGGGGTGGAGCGCCGCGCCCCCGGCTTCCGCATCGTGCACTACCCGACTGCCCGGGGCTGCGCCGCCGCCTACTACCCGGAGACCAATGTGCTGGTCCCCCTCGGCTCCACCGCCGACACCAGCAACACCCCCGCAAGCAAGTCCGTCGTCGTGCGTTTCGAGAACATCCAGGAGCGGACCGTCCCGAGGTAG
- the polA gene encoding DNA polymerase I — MAETASKKTADNRPRLLLMDGHSLAYRAFFALPAENFTTGSGQPTNAVYGFASMLANTLRDEAPTHFAVAFDVSRKTWRSEEFPEYKANRSKTPDEFRGQVELIGELLDAMHADRFAVDGFEADDVIATLATQAEAAGFEVLIVTGDRDSFQLITDNVTVLYPTKGVSELTRFTPAKVEEKYGLTPQQYPDFAALRGDPSDNLPGIPGVGEKTAAKWINQFGSFDELVERAEEVKGKAGQNFRDHLDAVRLNRRLTEMVRDVELPKAPQDLARAPYDRTAVTGVLDVLEIRNPSLRERLLAVDPGAAEDETPAPAAGIELDGAVLGAGELAPWLAEHGGQPLGVATVDTWAVGSGTVTEIALAAADGAAAWFDPAELDEGDEQAFAAWIADARRPKVMHNAKSAMRVFPEHGWQVDGVTMDTALAAYLVKPGRRSFALDALAVEYLGRELAPAAASDGQLAFGADDRAEADALMTQARAVLDLGDAFTTRLAEVGATDLLHGMELPTSALLARLERHGIAADRAHLEGMEQQFAGAVQQAVKEAHAAVGREFNLGSPKQLQEVLFGELGLPKTKKTKTGYTTDADALAWLAAQTEHELPVIMLRHREQAKLRVTVEGLIKTIAADGRIHTTFNQTVAATGRLSSTDPNLQNIPVRTDEGRAIRRGFVVGEGFETLMTADYSQIELRVMAHLSEDAGLIEAFTSGEDLHTTVASQVFGVGKSAVDPEMRRKIKAMSYGLAYGLSAFGLSQQLNIEAGEARGLMDTYFERFGGVRDYLHRVVEEARATGYTETVFGRRRYLPDLNSDNRQRREMAERMALNAPIQGTAADIVKVAMLQVDRALTEAKLKSRMLLQVHDEIVLEIAEGERAQVEEILRHEMSTAVQLRAPLDVSVGVGTDWESAAH; from the coding sequence GTGGCTGAGACGGCATCGAAGAAGACGGCAGACAACCGACCGCGCCTGCTCCTGATGGACGGGCACTCCCTGGCGTACCGGGCGTTCTTTGCGCTGCCTGCGGAGAATTTCACGACAGGGTCGGGGCAGCCGACGAACGCGGTGTACGGCTTCGCGTCCATGCTGGCGAACACGCTGCGTGACGAGGCGCCGACGCATTTCGCGGTGGCGTTCGACGTCTCCCGCAAGACCTGGCGCTCGGAGGAGTTTCCCGAGTACAAGGCGAACCGCTCGAAGACCCCGGACGAGTTCAGGGGCCAGGTCGAGCTGATCGGTGAGCTGCTCGACGCGATGCACGCCGACCGTTTCGCGGTCGACGGCTTCGAGGCGGACGACGTCATCGCCACACTGGCCACGCAGGCCGAGGCGGCCGGCTTCGAGGTGCTGATCGTCACGGGTGACCGGGATTCGTTCCAGCTGATCACGGACAACGTCACCGTGCTGTACCCGACGAAGGGCGTCTCGGAGCTGACGCGCTTCACCCCGGCCAAGGTCGAGGAGAAGTACGGGCTCACGCCGCAGCAGTACCCGGACTTCGCGGCGCTGCGCGGTGACCCGTCGGACAACCTTCCGGGCATCCCCGGTGTGGGTGAGAAGACCGCGGCGAAGTGGATCAACCAGTTCGGTTCGTTCGACGAGCTGGTGGAGCGCGCCGAGGAGGTCAAGGGCAAGGCCGGGCAGAATTTCCGGGACCACCTGGACGCGGTGCGGCTCAATCGCAGACTGACCGAGATGGTCCGCGACGTGGAGCTGCCGAAGGCCCCGCAGGACCTGGCGCGCGCACCGTACGACCGCACCGCGGTGACGGGCGTGCTGGACGTCCTGGAGATCCGTAACCCGAGCCTGCGTGAGCGGCTGCTGGCCGTCGACCCGGGCGCGGCCGAGGACGAGACCCCGGCGCCCGCCGCGGGCATCGAGCTGGACGGTGCGGTGCTGGGCGCGGGCGAGCTGGCGCCCTGGCTCGCCGAGCACGGTGGGCAGCCGCTCGGCGTCGCCACCGTCGACACCTGGGCGGTGGGCAGCGGCACGGTCACCGAGATCGCGCTCGCCGCGGCCGACGGGGCGGCGGCCTGGTTCGATCCCGCGGAGCTCGACGAGGGCGACGAGCAGGCGTTCGCCGCCTGGATCGCCGACGCGCGGCGGCCGAAGGTCATGCACAACGCGAAGAGCGCCATGCGGGTCTTCCCCGAGCACGGCTGGCAGGTCGACGGCGTCACGATGGACACCGCGCTGGCCGCCTATCTGGTCAAGCCCGGCCGCCGCTCCTTCGCGCTGGACGCGCTGGCGGTGGAATATCTGGGCAGGGAGCTGGCCCCCGCGGCGGCGTCCGACGGCCAGCTGGCCTTCGGCGCGGACGACCGGGCCGAGGCCGACGCCCTGATGACGCAGGCCCGCGCGGTCCTGGATCTGGGCGATGCGTTCACCACCCGGCTGGCAGAGGTCGGCGCGACCGATCTGCTGCACGGCATGGAGCTGCCGACGTCCGCCCTGCTTGCCCGTCTGGAGCGGCACGGCATCGCCGCCGACCGGGCCCATCTGGAAGGCATGGAGCAGCAGTTCGCCGGTGCGGTGCAGCAGGCGGTGAAGGAGGCGCACGCCGCGGTCGGCCGCGAGTTCAACCTCGGTTCGCCCAAGCAGCTCCAGGAAGTCCTCTTCGGCGAGCTGGGCCTGCCCAAGACGAAGAAGACGAAGACCGGGTACACGACGGACGCCGACGCCCTGGCCTGGCTCGCCGCACAGACCGAGCACGAGCTGCCGGTCATCATGCTGCGCCACCGCGAGCAGGCGAAGCTGCGGGTCACCGTCGAGGGCCTGATCAAGACGATCGCGGCGGACGGCCGTATCCACACCACGTTCAACCAGACGGTGGCGGCGACCGGCCGGCTTTCCTCCACCGACCCGAACCTGCAGAACATCCCGGTCCGTACGGACGAGGGCCGGGCCATCCGCCGGGGCTTCGTCGTCGGCGAGGGCTTCGAAACGCTGATGACGGCCGACTACAGCCAGATCGAACTGCGCGTGATGGCCCACCTCTCCGAGGACGCGGGTCTGATCGAGGCGTTCACCTCCGGCGAGGACCTGCACACGACGGTCGCCTCGCAGGTCTTCGGCGTCGGCAAGTCGGCCGTCGACCCGGAGATGCGCCGCAAGATCAAGGCCATGAGTTACGGACTCGCGTACGGGCTCTCCGCGTTCGGCCTATCCCAGCAGCTGAACATCGAGGCGGGCGAGGCGCGCGGCCTGATGGACACCTACTTCGAGCGGTTCGGCGGAGTGCGTGACTATCTGCACCGCGTGGTGGAGGAGGCCAGGGCCACCGGCTACACGGAGACGGTCTTCGGTCGTCGCCGCTACCTCCCCGACCTCAACAGCGACAACCGCCAGCGCCGCGAGATGGCCGAGCGCATGGCGCTCAACGCACCGATTCAGGGCACGGCCGCGGACATCGTCAAGGTCGCCATGCTGCAGGTCGACCGGGCGCTGACCGAGGCGAAGCTGAAGTCCCGGATGCTGCTCCAGGTCCACGACGAAATCGTCCTGGAGATCGCCGAGGGCGAGCGGGCACAGGTGGAGGAGATCCTCCGCCACGAGATGTCCACGGCCGTGCAGTTGCGCGCCCCGCTGGATGTATCGGTGGGTGTCGGTACGGACTGGGAGTCCGCAGCGCACTGA
- a CDS encoding DUF4184 family protein — protein MPFTLSHAAAVLPGMRRDGTARGPLLASALVAGSFAPDMTYYADTAIPGAMEFGRITHSVWGVFTVDVLITAAVVALWLLLREPSVALLPRAWQGRVHAFVRGQRRGSGPGAWGVRDGAWFVLSAVIGSATHVVWDAFTHHDRWGVRLMPVLDGSVGGFPVFQMVQYGSSAVALAVLAWFTASGLRRTGARPVPPSVPVLGRRGRWSAGALLSVCVLLGVVHRCARWYAYFGHIDTPLDIIPTACFGAGAGLAVGLVLYGAWIRLRRSHACVPSVAGRA, from the coding sequence ATGCCGTTCACACTCAGTCATGCCGCGGCCGTGCTACCGGGGATGCGGCGGGACGGAACGGCGCGCGGGCCGCTCCTCGCCTCTGCCCTCGTCGCGGGTTCGTTCGCCCCCGACATGACGTACTACGCGGACACCGCGATCCCGGGCGCCATGGAATTCGGGCGGATCACCCACTCGGTGTGGGGCGTGTTCACGGTCGATGTGCTGATCACCGCGGCCGTGGTGGCGCTGTGGCTACTGCTGCGCGAACCGTCGGTGGCACTGCTGCCGAGGGCCTGGCAGGGACGGGTGCATGCGTTCGTGCGAGGGCAGCGGCGCGGATCCGGCCCAGGGGCGTGGGGTGTCCGGGACGGTGCGTGGTTCGTGCTGTCGGCGGTCATCGGGTCCGCCACTCATGTCGTCTGGGACGCCTTCACCCATCACGACCGGTGGGGTGTGCGGTTGATGCCGGTGCTCGACGGGAGCGTCGGCGGGTTCCCCGTGTTCCAGATGGTGCAGTACGGCAGTTCGGCGGTGGCACTGGCCGTGCTCGCCTGGTTCACGGCTTCGGGGCTGCGGCGGACCGGGGCGCGCCCGGTCCCGCCGTCCGTGCCGGTGCTGGGCCGTCGGGGGCGGTGGTCGGCGGGGGCGTTGCTGAGCGTCTGCGTCCTGCTCGGCGTCGTGCACCGGTGCGCCCGCTGGTATGCCTACTTCGGGCACATCGACACCCCGCTGGACATCATCCCGACCGCCTGCTTCGGCGCCGGGGCGGGACTGGCGGTGGGTCTGGTGCTGTACGGGGCGTGGATACGGCTGCGGCGCTCGCACGCTTGCGTACCCTCGGTCGCCGGACGGGCCTAA